Below is a genomic region from Fulvia fulva chromosome 5, complete sequence.
CAGTCTCTTGTGTAGAAGCGACGGACTCGTCGTGGCCAAGCAGCTTCTTTTGCAGGCGGCCGGTCATGCCCTTATAAGGACGAATTAGAAATGTGTGGGCCACTTCGGCTGGCGAGAGATCCTCTGAAGCCGGTCGGACGTTGGTCTTGAACTGTTTCTCTGCGAGTGAGGATATTGGAGAGCCTTCGCCATTATTCATGGTGGAGGGAATCGCGCTGATCGAGCCACGATAATCCGGCGCTACCTCAGCCTCGATCCTGGAGCGAGACAGAGATCCTGCGATGTGGTGCCAGGAGCACAGTGTGAAGGGATGACTTTCATAGCCACGGAGACCCTTTGTGTAGAGATAGTAGTACAGTCCCGGTACTACCTTCTTGTTGGGGAAGAAGTCAGTGAGATCCATGCGGACCATCTCAGTGGTGCGGTGGTATGTGACAGTAGCGCGCACGCCCTTTGTCAGACGAGGCATGACCGACACGAAGACGACACGCCCAACGCGTAAGATGCGGTCCAGGCCCCAAATAGCAATGCAAGGGTAGAGATAATAGTTGAACTCGCCACCAAAGATGCGCACATGGCACCAGAGCGTGACGAAGAACACCAGCGACATACCAATGTGGATCATTAGGAAGAGGTCGTAGTATCGTTCGCGGAAGTAGTACGCCGAGGCAACGAGCATGAGCGACATGACGACAGTCGCAATGCCTCCGGCATACCAGTACTCCTCTTTCCAGCTGGCGTTGTAAGATGCGGCCCCTCCGGAGTAGAAGTCGAACGCAGTGTATGCGATTGAGTGAACGACGGCGTGAACGACTGAGATCCTGGCGATCCAGCGGTGAAAGCGGTTGTAGGTCGCGAAAGACCAGCCCGTGAGCCACATGAAGGGATCATTACGAGCGGCGAAGACCCATACCATGGGCAGTTGGGCAATCGACAAAAAGCCGGTGCGATCAGCGATGTATCGCGCAAGCTGCAACTTGTTGGAAGCATAGCTGTAACACCATGAGTCAGCATTGATACATCGATATCAGAGTCTAGGAGCATACTATTGGTTGCCAACGAATAAGTTGTAGCCCGGGAAGCACATCACAAAGTTCATGATGATGTAGAGCCCTAGGATAATGCTCTCAAGGCGTGGTGGAATGGTATACAGGTACGCGACACCCTCTGCCTGCTTCTTGCCGAATGTCGCAGGAAGTGTGAGCGTCTTACGGACCCAAAGCCACCAGCTTGGCTGTCGACCCTCCGAGGGTTTCTTCATAAACTGGGCGGTGCGGTGAACTATGCCGACCGCTATTACGAAAGCCCAGAAGCCGATGAGAGCGAAGCTGAAGTCGAAGCTCGGATCCCAGTTGAGGTAAAACTCCTTGGTGGTACGCTAGCCTAAGGCGAGCCAGTCGGCATCGGGAATGGCAGGAGCGGACACTGGCGCTTCAGCGGTCGCAAGGGCGGCGGTGGAGTTCAGCACCATGACGTTGGCCAGGTCTACATCCGAGAGGAGGGACGCTTCGATAGTCGGGAGGGAAACGCCAGCATTCTCCTCACATTCCGAGTTCAGCTTCGCTCGACCCTTGATGGATCCCGCTCGTGTGCAGTACTTCTGAGCGCAGTAGAACATCGACTTGATCTTGAGATCGTTACTGCACTCGTTGAGGTAGTAATCAAGCATGGTGGGATCCGGCAGGGTGACATTGTACGTGATGTAGTCGACATTTGCGTAGCAGCCATTGAAGCAGTACTCTTCTGGTGATGGGTAGTAGTCCTTGTACCACGAGTGCTCTTGAACAGGTGGATTCGTTGCCGTGACGGCGATGGTAAAGGAAGAGGCAAGAGCCAAAAGTGGTCCTAAACGAAGTGCCATTGTGACTGACAATCGTACGCTTGAGGACGAGGAACGTGCGGCCGGGCTGGAAGATCTTATCTGATCGATGTGAGTGAGTGAAGGATTGATTTCTCAAGCCACCTCGGATCTAGCCATGCACGCTGCGACATGGCGGCCGGCAACGCACCTGCCAGAATTCATCTGGACAGCCGTGACTTCTTCGAGAACCACATTCGTGTTCGGCAGGAAGGCGCTTTGGTCACAGCGGCGCTCAGCCAGACTGTTCTTTGCAGAGCTGACGGCAACGCTATGTGACAGAGTTCAATCACTTTATCAGATAAGATTGATCAGATTGGCGGGCAACTGCGCCGGTAAAGGTTAGTTCTGAGGTGCCGCCGACGACCAATAGCTGTTTCGATACCATTCGCTTCATGCTTACGATTGAGGATAATATTTGCCCAAGCATGTTTTTGAGCTTGACCACCAGGGACCCCGCAGCACGCGAGGTTTCGCTGGGGCCGTTGCTTGACCCAGTGCTCCCTTCATGGCGCTTGTGCTAAGCGCGGTAGTTTTGGA
It encodes:
- a CDS encoding Ferric/cupric reductase transmembrane component B, whose amino-acid sequence is MALRLGPLLALASSFTIAVTATNPPVQEHSWYKDYYPSPEEYCFNGCYANVDYITYNVTLPDPTMLDYYLNECSNDLKIKSMFYCAQKYCTRAGSIKGRAKLNSECEENAGVSLPTIEASLLSDVDLANVMVLNSTAALATAEAPRTTKEFYLNWDPSFDFSFALIGFWAFVIAVGIVHRTAQFMKKPSEGRQPSWWLWVRKTLTLPATFGKKQAEGVAYLYTIPPRLESIILGLYIIMNFVMCFPGYNLFVGNQYYASNKLQLARYIADRTGFLSIAQLPMVWVFAARNDPFMWLTGWSFATYNRFHRWIARISVVHAVVHSIAYTAFDFYSGGAASYNASWKEEYWYAGGIATVVMSLMLVASAYYFRERYYDLFLMIHIGMSLVFFVTLWCHVRIFGGEFNYYLYPCIAIWGLDRILRVGRVVFVSVMPRLTKGVRATVTYHRTTEMVRMDLTDFFPNKKVVPGLYYYLYTKGLRGYESHPFTLCSWHHIAGSLSRSRIEAEVAPDYRGSISAIPSTMNNGEGSPISSLAEKQFKTNVRPASEDLSPAEVAHTFLIRPYKGMTGRLQKKLLGHDESVASTQETVFLEGPYGEKLDLSGYSDVLVVCGGSGITAAISHSNFLMTENSTTTLHIVWAVPQRHLPNDICANELAACIHTDRVRMEVYLTSAAEEEAQHDPTKLPPQPPYAIKYGRPDVQMVMRKYRPLARKSMAVVTCGTPQFADDCRQAVVRILDEDGVDVGYYNETMVW